A window of the Candidatus Binataceae bacterium genome harbors these coding sequences:
- the metK gene encoding methionine adenosyltransferase, protein MPLKDFLFTSESVSEGHPDKMCDQISDAVVDALLREDPGSRVALESLAKTGLIVLAGEITSTARPDFVKLARGVALEIGYDCAASGFDGHTCAVLTAIEPQSADISQGVTEGQGLHKEQGAGDQGLMFGFACDETEELMPLPIAMAHRLMENLASMRKQKKVDWLRPDSKSQVTVRYADGKPAEITAVVISTQHTPEVRQETIRECMIEELIKNTIPAKYLTRSTVYHVNPTGRFEIGGPHGDCGLTGRKIIVDTYGGYGRHGGGAFSGKDPSKVDRSACYMARYVAKNVVAAGLAKKCEIQVAYAIGVAEPVSLLVDTFDTGVVPDAKLSSQLRELFDFRPAGIIRKLDLKRPIYQKTAAYGHFGRTAHDGWFPWERTDMKEKLRSAF, encoded by the coding sequence ATGCCGCTTAAGGACTTCCTTTTTACTTCGGAGTCAGTCTCGGAAGGTCACCCCGACAAGATGTGCGACCAGATTTCCGATGCCGTTGTCGATGCGCTGCTGAGAGAGGATCCGGGGTCGCGCGTCGCGCTCGAGTCGCTGGCCAAAACCGGGCTTATCGTGCTGGCGGGAGAAATCACCAGCACGGCACGACCCGACTTCGTGAAACTGGCGCGGGGGGTCGCGCTTGAGATCGGTTACGACTGCGCGGCCAGCGGGTTCGACGGACACACCTGCGCGGTGCTGACCGCGATCGAACCGCAGTCCGCCGATATCTCGCAAGGGGTCACCGAGGGCCAAGGACTTCACAAGGAACAGGGCGCCGGCGACCAGGGGCTGATGTTTGGTTTTGCCTGCGATGAGACCGAGGAGCTGATGCCGCTGCCGATCGCGATGGCGCATCGGCTGATGGAAAATCTGGCCAGCATGCGCAAGCAGAAAAAAGTTGATTGGCTGCGCCCCGACTCCAAGAGCCAGGTTACGGTACGTTACGCGGATGGCAAGCCGGCCGAAATCACCGCGGTTGTAATCTCCACCCAGCACACTCCCGAAGTGAGGCAGGAAACCATCCGCGAGTGCATGATCGAGGAACTCATCAAGAACACCATTCCCGCTAAATATCTGACCCGCTCGACGGTCTACCACGTAAACCCGACCGGCCGTTTCGAAATCGGCGGACCGCACGGTGATTGTGGTCTGACCGGGCGCAAAATCATCGTCGACACTTACGGCGGTTACGGACGCCACGGCGGCGGCGCTTTCTCGGGCAAGGACCCGAGCAAGGTCGATCGCTCGGCGTGCTACATGGCGCGCTATGTCGCCAAGAACGTGGTCGCCGCCGGCCTGGCCAAGAAGTGCGAGATCCAGGTCGCGTACGCAATCGGCGTCGCCGAGCCGGTCTCGCTTCTGGTCGATACTTTCGACACCGGTGTCGTGCCAGACGCGAAACTTTCGTCTCAGCTGCGCGAGCTCTTTGACTTTCGCCCCGCCGGAATTATCCGAAAGCTTGACCTGAAACGGCCCATCTACCAGAAGACCGCCGCCTATGGACATTTCGGTCGCACGGCCCACGACGGGTGGTTTCCGTGGGAGCGCACCGACATGAAAGAAAAGCTGCGCAGCGCTTTCTAG
- a CDS encoding HPr family phosphocarrier protein: MGFNFSDQFTRVLVARIVYAVSVVEATAEVKNRLGLHLRAASTLAQAAGRFSSKITIARGKNQVSAKSITGLMMLGAEKGVKVKIRAEGEDARDALKTVETLFEERFGEE, translated from the coding sequence TTGGGGTTTAATTTCTCCGATCAGTTTACCCGCGTCCTCGTAGCCCGTATCGTATACGCCGTGAGCGTTGTGGAGGCGACGGCAGAGGTCAAAAATCGACTGGGGCTCCATCTCCGTGCCGCATCGACGCTGGCGCAGGCCGCCGGCCGCTTTTCTTCCAAGATCACGATCGCGCGTGGCAAGAATCAGGTCAGTGCCAAAAGTATAACCGGCCTGATGATGCTTGGTGCCGAGAAGGGCGTGAAGGTGAAAATTCGCGCAGAGGGTGAAGATGCTCGCGATGCGCTCAAGACAGTCGAGACGCTATTCGAAGAGCGTTTTGGCGAAGAGTGA
- a CDS encoding bifunctional oligoribonuclease/PAP phosphatase NrnA: MDQAYTKQKLKELRALVDEGDRVAIVLQDDPDPDAMASAMALRTLLGRNKLTTPLFSFKPVTRPENRTMVHLLEIDIEPAETAELDEYDKIAMVDVQPPFFGDKLTRAHIVIDHHPNYESSDAPFVDVRTKYGATSTIMTEYLICADERISERLATALLYGIRSDTLALSRRVTDDDLQAFVTLYPIANYNMLKQIERPELPAEFARILSRALARIEVVDGLAVLNLGQVARDDIIVQVADFCLQFEGVEWVAVAGKLGSNLVIAVRNYGMSGDNAGEVVKNLFADIGSAGGHRNMAKAVIKQTAWRRREGSTRDRFVEERLRELVLAEISGERKRHESRVASRNGG, from the coding sequence ATGGATCAGGCATATACCAAACAGAAACTCAAGGAACTCCGCGCCCTGGTCGATGAGGGTGATCGGGTCGCGATCGTATTGCAGGACGATCCGGATCCCGACGCGATGGCCAGCGCGATGGCTCTGCGGACGCTGCTCGGCCGCAACAAGCTCACCACTCCGTTGTTCAGCTTCAAGCCGGTCACCCGTCCGGAAAACCGCACCATGGTCCATCTGCTCGAGATCGATATCGAGCCGGCCGAGACCGCGGAACTGGACGAGTATGACAAGATTGCGATGGTCGATGTGCAGCCGCCGTTCTTCGGCGACAAGCTGACGCGCGCCCACATCGTTATCGACCACCATCCGAACTACGAGTCGAGTGACGCGCCGTTTGTGGATGTCCGCACCAAGTATGGAGCCACCTCCACGATCATGACCGAGTACTTGATTTGCGCCGACGAGCGCATCAGCGAACGCCTCGCGACTGCGCTGCTCTACGGAATCCGCAGCGATACGCTGGCGCTCTCGCGACGCGTGACCGACGACGATTTGCAGGCTTTCGTGACGCTCTATCCGATCGCGAACTACAACATGCTCAAGCAGATCGAGCGTCCCGAACTACCAGCCGAATTCGCCAGAATTCTCTCGCGCGCCCTGGCGCGAATAGAAGTCGTCGACGGACTAGCGGTGCTGAACCTGGGCCAGGTCGCGCGCGACGACATCATCGTGCAGGTCGCGGACTTCTGCCTTCAGTTCGAGGGCGTGGAATGGGTTGCGGTGGCAGGAAAGCTGGGTAGCAACCTGGTGATCGCGGTCCGCAACTACGGCATGAGCGGCGACAACGCCGGCGAGGTAGTCAAAAACCTGTTTGCCGACATCGGCAGCGCCGGTGGCCATCGCAACATGGCGAAGGCGGTAATCAAGCAGACTGCGTGGCGCAGGCGTGAAGGCAGCACGCGCGACCGGTTCGTCGAAGAACGTCTGCGTGAGCTGGTCCTCGCTGAAATTTCCGGCGAGCGCAAGCGCCACGAGTCGCGCGTCGCCTCGCGCAACGGCGGATAA
- the lysS gene encoding lysine--tRNA ligase codes for MPPGAQPLHQMPTSSDAWPHEEARRLQERIRDYPPERPVIFESGFGPSGLPHLGTMCEVLRPAYVRQAFAMIEPARASRLIVFIDDMDGLRKVPENVPRREELGQCLGVPVSRIPDPFGCCASFADHMIGLLGEFLAPVEVEYELRRSAEMYRNGEFDEGLKRILARHDEIVAIVTPTLREENRPGWSPLMPLCPKCGKMIERTVTAYHPDRGTIEFTCERSAAETAGCGWSGEQTVFGGRAKAQWKVDWALRWFTLAVDYELYGKDLTDSARLSAAILRVLGGRAPLGFPFEMFLDDEGHKVSKSIGRGVTVEQWERYAPIEVLKFFLLTNPRRARKLFLATIPQYVDEYLDALREYAAAPNQEARQNSPLVFVLQDRSPRRFDSQLTFAMIMNLVPAVGAVERDYLWEYLKRYDPAIENDADTKALALTLIQSAENFYQDFIEPTKKPHIPNAAERPQLAAIADWLRANTAASAEEIEKKIYDFGRQYYDKPGKVFPLLYRTILAQERGPRLGAFIRLATPAQVAQLLDSAMQRA; via the coding sequence ATGCCGCCAGGCGCACAACCACTCCACCAAATGCCGACCAGCAGCGATGCGTGGCCACACGAGGAAGCGCGGCGGCTTCAGGAGCGCATTCGCGACTATCCTCCGGAGCGTCCGGTCATCTTCGAGAGTGGCTTCGGGCCGTCGGGCCTGCCCCACCTCGGTACCATGTGCGAGGTGTTACGCCCGGCGTACGTGCGCCAGGCGTTTGCGATGATCGAGCCGGCGCGGGCATCGCGTCTCATCGTATTCATCGACGACATGGATGGACTCCGCAAGGTGCCCGAGAATGTTCCACGGCGCGAGGAGCTGGGACAATGTTTAGGGGTCCCGGTCTCGCGTATTCCCGATCCGTTCGGATGCTGCGCCAGCTTCGCCGATCACATGATTGGCCTACTGGGCGAGTTCCTGGCGCCGGTGGAAGTAGAGTACGAGCTGCGGCGTTCGGCCGAGATGTATCGAAACGGCGAATTCGACGAAGGTCTCAAGCGCATCCTGGCCAGACATGACGAGATAGTCGCGATCGTCACGCCCACGCTGCGCGAGGAGAATCGTCCCGGCTGGTCCCCGCTAATGCCGCTGTGCCCCAAGTGCGGAAAAATGATCGAACGCACGGTGACCGCCTATCATCCGGACCGCGGCACCATCGAGTTCACCTGCGAACGGAGCGCGGCCGAGACCGCAGGCTGCGGATGGAGCGGCGAGCAGACCGTCTTCGGGGGCCGCGCCAAGGCGCAATGGAAGGTCGATTGGGCGCTACGCTGGTTCACGCTGGCGGTCGACTACGAGCTCTACGGCAAGGACCTGACCGATTCGGCGCGGCTCTCCGCGGCGATTCTCCGCGTGCTGGGCGGCCGCGCGCCGCTCGGATTTCCCTTTGAGATGTTCCTTGACGACGAGGGACACAAGGTCTCCAAGTCGATCGGTCGTGGCGTAACCGTCGAGCAATGGGAACGCTACGCGCCCATCGAGGTCCTCAAGTTTTTTCTCCTGACCAATCCGCGGCGCGCCCGCAAACTGTTCCTTGCGACTATTCCGCAATACGTCGATGAATACCTCGACGCGCTCCGGGAATACGCCGCGGCTCCCAACCAAGAGGCGCGTCAGAACTCGCCGCTGGTGTTCGTGCTGCAGGACCGCAGCCCGCGCCGCTTCGACTCGCAGCTGACGTTCGCGATGATCATGAATCTGGTGCCCGCGGTCGGGGCCGTGGAGCGCGACTACCTCTGGGAATATCTCAAGCGCTATGACCCCGCGATCGAGAATGATGCGGACACCAAGGCACTGGCGCTTACGCTGATACAATCGGCGGAGAATTTTTATCAGGACTTCATCGAGCCGACCAAGAAGCCCCACATTCCGAACGCGGCCGAGCGCCCGCAGCTGGCAGCAATTGCGGACTGGCTGCGCGCCAACACCGCGGCCAGTGCCGAAGAAATTGAAAAAAAGATCTACGACTTCGGCCGCCAGTACTACGACAAGCCCGGTAAGGTTTTCCCCTTGCTCTACCGGACGATCCTCGCGCAGGAACGCGGCCCGCGGTTGGGCGCATTCATCCGCCTGGCGACGCCGGCTCAGGTAGCTCAGTTGCTCGATAGCGCGATGCAACGTGCTTAG
- the hemW gene encoding radical SAM family heme chaperone HemW, protein MSFSLYVHIPYCQAKCPYCDFNSYAAATWPEADYSRALILEMERRRNESPFAGESLRTVFFGGGTPSLFAPESIGAILEAANRRFPIERDAEITLEANPGTLSEAKLAGLRAAGINRLSLGAQSFNNETLKFLGRIHDADQTRQAVAMAQRVNFDRLNLDLIFAVPGQTLESVHTDIEEAAALGPDHISAYNLTFEEGTGFFTDLKRGRIKPLANDEQAAMYAEVRTELPRRGYAMYEISNYACPGHEARHNLTYWRGQTYLGIGAGAHSFALGSSDSGAGPNAYGRRWWNERNPGRYIERVQRDGGAQSGGEEIDQMTGASEFVFLNLRLREGFAEQEFAARLGRRFDDIFGARAARLVEGGLLLRSAERIFLSDRGLELADSVFAEFV, encoded by the coding sequence ATGAGCTTTTCTCTCTACGTGCATATTCCCTACTGCCAGGCGAAGTGCCCTTACTGCGACTTCAACTCCTACGCGGCAGCGACCTGGCCGGAGGCCGATTACTCGCGGGCGCTGATCCTGGAGATGGAACGTCGACGCAACGAGTCTCCGTTTGCGGGCGAGTCCCTGCGCACGGTCTTCTTCGGGGGTGGCACACCGTCACTGTTCGCTCCGGAGTCGATCGGCGCAATTCTCGAGGCAGCCAATCGGCGCTTCCCGATTGAGCGCGATGCGGAAATAACCCTGGAGGCGAACCCCGGCACGTTGAGCGAAGCAAAACTCGCCGGGCTGCGTGCGGCCGGAATCAATCGCCTAAGCCTCGGCGCCCAATCGTTCAACAACGAGACCCTGAAATTTCTCGGCCGGATTCACGACGCCGACCAGACGCGCCAAGCCGTCGCCATGGCCCAGCGGGTGAATTTCGATCGCCTCAACCTCGACCTGATTTTTGCGGTGCCGGGGCAGACGCTGGAAAGCGTGCACACCGACATCGAGGAGGCCGCTGCGCTCGGACCCGATCATATCTCTGCGTACAACCTGACTTTCGAGGAAGGCACCGGGTTCTTCACCGACCTCAAGCGCGGGCGAATCAAGCCACTGGCCAACGACGAGCAGGCCGCGATGTACGCCGAGGTGCGCACGGAACTGCCCCGACGCGGCTACGCGATGTATGAAATTTCTAACTATGCGTGCCCCGGCCACGAAGCCCGACACAACCTGACCTACTGGCGCGGGCAGACTTACCTCGGCATCGGCGCCGGCGCGCATAGTTTTGCGCTGGGGTCGTCAGACTCGGGTGCAGGACCCAACGCCTACGGCCGACGCTGGTGGAATGAGCGTAACCCGGGGCGCTATATCGAACGGGTGCAGCGGGACGGCGGTGCACAATCCGGCGGCGAAGAAATCGATCAGATGACCGGCGCAAGCGAATTCGTGTTTCTGAATCTGCGCCTGCGCGAGGGGTTCGCGGAGCAGGAGTTTGCTGCGCGCCTGGGACGACGCTTTGACGATATCTTTGGAGCCCGCGCCGCGCGATTGGTGGAAGGTGGTTTGTTGCTGCGGAGCGCCGAGCGCATCTTTCTGAGCGATCGCGGGCTGGAACTCGCCGATTCAGTCTTCGCTGAATTCGTATAA
- the murJ gene encoding murein biosynthesis integral membrane protein MurJ gives MRPPGSAAGIVASGIFLSRLSGFVRQSVLAHYFGTSAVADALTAGLRIPNILQNLLGEGVLSASFIPVYSKMLGEGDEDADLLAWAVGAVLALTTSILVALGVAFAPYLINLIAPGFAAEKRELTIAIVRIVFPGTGILVMSAWCLGVLNSHHRFFASYIAPVFWNLVIIATMLWFGPRRAQDALAIDVAWGSVAGAAVQFGVQVPQVLALMRRLRLSFGRVSEALWTVFRNMFAVVGTKGVAQISAYVDQLLASLLPTGAVAAINFAQIFYMLPVSLFGSSVAASELPTMSRASGTVEEIGVALRPRLNAGLRQIAFLIVPSAAGFILLGDVIAAFVYQSGHFSHADAVYLWAVLAGAGVGLLATTMVQLYNAAFYSLLDARTPFRFAVVRVSLTLVLGYGCAILLPPLLGIPPRWGVAGLTASAGVSGWIEFVLCRWRMNQRIGPTGLNRALVTKLWSIAIVAGLIGFALKRETAGLGPRPQGLIVLPIYGALYLAMAKMLRLPEFDAFVAMVRRRFGGR, from the coding sequence TTGCGGCCGCCCGGCAGTGCTGCCGGGATTGTCGCATCGGGAATTTTCCTCAGTCGCCTTTCCGGATTCGTGCGCCAGAGCGTGCTCGCGCACTACTTCGGTACCTCGGCGGTGGCGGATGCGCTCACCGCCGGTCTGCGCATTCCGAATATCCTCCAGAACCTGCTGGGTGAAGGCGTTCTGTCCGCATCGTTCATCCCGGTTTACAGCAAGATGCTCGGCGAAGGCGACGAAGATGCAGACCTGCTCGCGTGGGCGGTTGGAGCGGTACTCGCGCTCACGACCTCGATCCTGGTCGCGCTGGGGGTCGCGTTCGCGCCTTACCTGATCAACCTGATCGCGCCCGGGTTCGCGGCCGAGAAGCGCGAGTTGACCATCGCGATCGTGCGCATCGTATTTCCCGGCACCGGGATCCTGGTGATGTCGGCATGGTGCCTGGGCGTCCTGAACAGCCATCATCGCTTTTTCGCCTCCTATATCGCGCCGGTGTTTTGGAATCTCGTGATTATTGCAACCATGCTGTGGTTTGGGCCGCGGCGCGCTCAGGATGCGCTCGCGATCGATGTGGCTTGGGGATCGGTGGCTGGCGCCGCCGTACAGTTCGGGGTGCAGGTTCCGCAAGTACTGGCGTTGATGCGTCGACTCCGACTCAGTTTCGGGCGGGTAAGCGAAGCGCTGTGGACGGTGTTCCGCAACATGTTCGCGGTGGTCGGCACCAAGGGCGTCGCGCAAATCAGCGCCTATGTTGACCAGCTGCTGGCGAGCCTGTTGCCGACCGGCGCGGTAGCCGCTATCAACTTCGCGCAGATCTTCTACATGCTGCCAGTCAGCCTGTTCGGGTCGTCGGTCGCGGCATCGGAGCTGCCGACGATGTCGCGTGCCTCGGGCACGGTCGAGGAAATCGGCGTGGCTTTGCGGCCGCGTCTCAACGCCGGACTTCGCCAGATCGCATTCTTAATAGTTCCCTCGGCTGCCGGGTTCATTTTGCTCGGCGACGTGATCGCGGCGTTTGTCTATCAATCGGGGCATTTCTCGCACGCGGATGCGGTTTATCTGTGGGCGGTGCTCGCGGGCGCGGGAGTCGGGCTGCTCGCGACCACGATGGTGCAGCTTTACAACGCCGCATTCTACTCGCTGCTCGACGCGCGCACGCCGTTTCGCTTTGCGGTGGTACGCGTCTCGCTTACCCTCGTTCTCGGCTACGGGTGTGCCATCCTGCTTCCTCCGCTGCTGGGCATCCCACCGCGCTGGGGCGTTGCCGGTCTCACCGCATCGGCGGGGGTGTCGGGTTGGATTGAGTTCGTGCTCTGCAGATGGCGGATGAATCAGCGAATCGGGCCAACCGGGCTCAATCGCGCGCTGGTGACGAAGCTTTGGTCGATAGCGATCGTCGCGGGCCTGATCGGATTTGCGCTCAAGCGTGAAACCGCCGGACTCGGGCCGCGGCCTCAAGGCCTAATCGTGTTGCCAATCTATGGTGCGCTTTACCTGGCCATGGCGAAAATGTTGCGGCTGCCCGAATTCGACGCCTTTGTCGCGATGGTACGGCGCCGGTTCGGTGGACGATAG
- a CDS encoding bifunctional heptose 7-phosphate kinase/heptose 1-phosphate adenyltransferase: MPRTSASGRLELPNLRPLRVLVIGEVILDRYLWGDVARISPEAPIPVLRVERREEKPGNAGFVAANLRALGAEASIVSLVGRDRGGLMLREILGGMGVRTRSLIEDPDRGTIVKERMLGSVQAAHRGTQQLLRVDEEDASALRSARERQLIARVAAELPRADGVLISDINKGLLTASLLRATIDGARRRKIPVVIDPRLTDDFSIYRGATAIAPNRYETELATGMKLTDRDAWRRAAELMVGEHNLDACLITLDRDGMYLAERGGADTYIPTIPRDVYDVTGAGDVVLTVFGLFAIAGLGFSSAARIANVAASIEVTRIGTEVITREDLARALRPGNGHERKILSLEELRVALDRERRAGHRVSFTNGCFDLLHAGHIQILSFARAQADCLVVGLNSDRSVKALKGKDRPIYPASDRARILAALECVSYVVVFDDTRAEKAIRAVRPDVLVKGEDWKGQTVDGQEFVEARGGRVILAPLLQGHSTTGTIDRMKQK, encoded by the coding sequence GTGCCCCGAACCTCTGCCTCAGGCCGACTGGAGCTGCCGAACCTTCGCCCCCTGCGCGTGTTGGTCATCGGCGAGGTAATCCTGGACCGCTACCTGTGGGGCGACGTCGCGCGCATCTCGCCGGAAGCTCCCATTCCAGTACTCCGGGTCGAGCGGCGCGAGGAAAAACCCGGCAACGCTGGTTTTGTCGCTGCTAATCTGCGCGCGCTTGGTGCCGAGGCCTCGATAGTCAGTCTCGTGGGACGCGATCGCGGAGGGCTGATGCTCCGCGAGATTCTTGGAGGCATGGGGGTTCGCACGCGCTCGCTGATTGAAGATCCCGATCGCGGCACCATCGTAAAGGAGCGGATGCTGGGTTCGGTGCAGGCGGCGCATCGCGGTACCCAGCAGCTTCTTCGGGTCGACGAGGAGGATGCTTCCGCGCTGCGTTCCGCGCGCGAACGCCAGCTTATCGCGCGGGTGGCAGCCGAACTCCCGCGCGCGGACGGCGTGCTCATTAGCGACATCAACAAGGGCCTCCTGACAGCAAGCTTGCTGCGCGCGACCATCGATGGCGCACGCCGGCGGAAGATCCCGGTGGTAATCGATCCGCGCCTGACCGACGACTTCTCCATCTATCGCGGGGCAACCGCAATCGCGCCCAACCGTTATGAGACCGAGCTGGCCACGGGCATGAAGCTCACCGACCGGGACGCGTGGCGGCGCGCGGCGGAGCTGATGGTGGGCGAACATAATCTTGACGCCTGCCTGATTACGCTCGATCGCGACGGGATGTATCTGGCGGAGCGCGGGGGAGCCGATACCTACATACCGACCATTCCGCGCGATGTGTACGACGTCACGGGAGCGGGCGACGTGGTGCTGACCGTATTCGGCCTGTTTGCCATCGCCGGGCTCGGTTTTTCGTCGGCGGCGCGAATTGCCAACGTCGCTGCCAGTATCGAAGTGACCCGTATCGGCACCGAAGTTATCACGCGCGAGGACCTCGCGCGGGCACTCAGACCGGGCAATGGCCACGAGCGCAAGATTCTTTCGCTGGAGGAATTAAGGGTCGCGCTCGATCGCGAGCGCCGTGCCGGCCACCGGGTATCATTCACCAATGGGTGTTTCGACCTGCTGCACGCGGGCCATATCCAGATTCTGAGTTTCGCGCGCGCACAGGCGGACTGCCTGGTCGTAGGCCTCAACAGCGACCGCTCCGTGAAAGCCCTCAAAGGCAAAGATCGGCCGATTTATCCGGCCTCTGACCGAGCCCGTATCCTGGCCGCGCTTGAGTGTGTCAGCTACGTGGTGGTCTTTGATGACACCCGCGCGGAAAAAGCCATCCGCGCGGTGCGTCCCGATGTCCTGGTCAAAGGCGAGGACTGGAAAGGCCAGACCGTCGATGGACAAGAGTTCGTCGAAGCACGCGGTGGCCGCGTGATCCTCGCGCCGCTGCTACAAGGCCACAGCACAACCGGGACCATCGATCGAATGAAACAAAAATGA
- a CDS encoding protease pro-enzyme activation domain-containing protein produces the protein MRADQLVICAITVVLGVIAGFAQTDAQTVPLRGTVSPQALKLPTYGDLPATQTLPLQIWFKSRNQEQLNALLASQQDSRSPQYHKWLTPQEYASRFEVTQPEFDQVSNWLRSEGFQVTGGSPLDGYIKFSGSTLTISRAFGTSVSKFSPDGSRFGILKEPRIPSQYENLVGNITGLDNLHAAKALSTSNLAHPVTRPDSRPQK, from the coding sequence GTGAGAGCAGATCAGCTCGTCATCTGCGCCATTACGGTCGTTTTGGGCGTGATTGCCGGCTTTGCGCAAACGGACGCTCAAACGGTCCCGTTGCGCGGTACGGTTTCTCCGCAGGCTCTCAAGCTCCCGACCTATGGCGACCTACCCGCAACGCAGACCCTCCCTCTGCAAATCTGGTTCAAGTCCCGTAATCAGGAACAACTCAACGCCCTGCTTGCTTCCCAGCAGGACTCCAGGTCGCCGCAGTATCATAAGTGGCTGACCCCACAGGAATACGCGAGCCGCTTCGAGGTCACGCAACCCGAATTCGACCAGGTGTCCAACTGGCTTAGGAGCGAAGGGTTTCAGGTGACCGGCGGTTCGCCGCTGGATGGGTACATCAAATTCAGTGGCAGCACATTGACCATCAGTCGCGCATTCGGCACCTCAGTGTCGAAGTTCTCCCCCGACGGTTCTAGGTTTGGAATCCTAAAAGAGCCCCGGATACCAAGTCAGTACGAGAACCTGGTGGGCAATATCACGGGCCTCGACAACTTGCATGCGGCGAAGGCGCTGTCGACTTCTAATCTGGCTCACCCGGTCACTCGCCCGGATTCTCGGCCTCAGAAGTAG
- a CDS encoding SDR family NAD(P)-dependent oxidoreductase, with amino-acid sequence MDTISGKVAVVTGGASGIGFATARALAAKGAKLVIADIEASALNNAVAELSSSGAKAEGVMCDVADLASVQNLARQAFSKMGAVHILFNNAGVALNGHLVNMKHPDWEWILKVDLWGPIHGVEAFLPRMIEQKQGGQILFTSSIAGLVPTEGLGVYAVAKYGVVALAETLRREVRQHNIGVSVLCPLRVDTNIGTSERNRTADFGGAPASPRPQPQASSNIVMAGEVMRPEDVATVVVEAILANRLYILPHDDSRELIRRRFQRIDATFDEQKKR; translated from the coding sequence ATGGATACCATCAGCGGAAAAGTTGCGGTCGTCACCGGAGGCGCCAGCGGTATCGGATTCGCCACCGCGAGGGCGCTCGCCGCCAAAGGTGCGAAGCTCGTCATCGCGGATATCGAAGCGTCCGCGCTCAACAACGCCGTTGCTGAGCTGTCATCCTCGGGCGCGAAGGCCGAGGGTGTCATGTGCGACGTCGCCGATCTCGCGTCCGTACAGAACCTCGCCCGGCAGGCATTCTCGAAAATGGGTGCGGTGCATATCTTGTTCAACAACGCGGGCGTCGCGCTCAACGGCCATCTCGTCAACATGAAACATCCCGATTGGGAATGGATCCTCAAGGTTGACCTGTGGGGACCGATTCACGGCGTCGAAGCGTTTCTGCCGCGCATGATTGAGCAGAAGCAAGGCGGACAGATCCTCTTCACTTCGTCGATTGCGGGACTGGTGCCGACTGAAGGCCTGGGCGTGTATGCGGTCGCGAAGTACGGCGTGGTCGCGCTCGCCGAAACTCTCCGGCGCGAGGTCCGGCAGCATAACATCGGGGTGTCGGTGCTCTGTCCATTACGAGTCGATACCAACATCGGAACTTCGGAACGAAATCGCACGGCGGATTTCGGCGGCGCACCGGCCTCGCCTCGGCCCCAGCCGCAAGCCTCGAGCAACATCGTGATGGCGGGCGAGGTGATGAGGCCCGAGGATGTCGCGACCGTGGTTGTCGAGGCGATCCTGGCGAATCGGCTCTACATCCTGCCGCACGACGACAGCCGCGAGCTCATCCGGCGCCGCTTTCAACGCATCGACGCGACCTTCGACGAGCAGAAGAAAAGGTGA